Proteins encoded by one window of Winogradskyella sp. PG-2:
- a CDS encoding carboxypeptidase regulatory-like domain-containing protein, producing MKKSFLLFLFGIAFSLTSFAQQTTVKGSVLDGTTGEPIPDVTITIEETGQTLKTDAKGEFSFSQNVPLGEQVLKVEKVGFVTKRYPIIVNEGKTVDISGMTLDYDQSDKKDLFIISISDDNLNSEDDGLTDNISGLLQASRDVFLSAAAYDFSATFFRPRGLDNANGKVLINGIEMNKQFSGRPQWANWGGLNDVQRNQEFSMGMSANDYNFGDLAGTNNIVMRASKYRRGGRVSYASANRSYTNRVMASYSSGLLEGGWSYSVLGSRRFGDEGYVDGTLYDANSFFVAVEKQLNEKHSLNFTGIYAQNRRGRSTAITQEVFDLKGRKYNPFWGKIDGEQRNSRMRETNEPILMLNHFWDISSKVKLNTNVAYQFGEIANSRIDNGGTRLVTIGGESIYLGGARNPTPEYYQNLPSYHLQDANPTAYDYQLAFTAQEAFVNDGQLNWNNLYEANASLNAQGGNSLYAVQSDVIKDQQLSINSIIDVELADNIKFNGALNYRSLKSENFARIEDLLGGSGYLDVDFFAEETPNTVGGDLEDVAQSDLQNPNRIVGEGDRYKYNFEMNADVISAFAQAQFKYNKVDFYVGANVSQTSYQRNGIYENGNFQGGGNNGSLGKSDKLDFSNYGLKGGFTYKVTGKHLIDVNASYFTKAPTLRNSFSNSRQTNATVIGIESEKVQSLDVSYIFRSPIVKARLTGFYSGFKNGTDIGFYFTEDLAGLGVDEGDAFVQEILTNVERRNIGVEFGIEAQVTPTIKLKGAASVGQYTFQNNPNLYLTSADIDGALTFGDGTTQIKDYHVASGPERAFQVGFEYRDPDYWNIGVTSNFFSNAYLDMSNLARSANFTSDYDGNTFNDYDPIVAKELLKQEQFDDYMLVNVIGGKSWKIDDYFVGFFATINNIFNEDYRTGGFEQSRLANFRRLQEDKSRDNGPVFGPRYFFGNGTTYYLNVYVRF from the coding sequence ATGAAAAAAAGTTTTTTACTCTTTCTATTCGGAATTGCCTTTTCATTAACAAGTTTTGCTCAGCAAACCACTGTTAAGGGAAGTGTTTTGGATGGAACTACAGGAGAACCAATTCCTGATGTGACAATTACTATTGAAGAAACCGGACAAACTTTAAAAACCGATGCAAAAGGTGAATTTAGTTTTTCACAAAATGTGCCTCTTGGAGAGCAGGTTTTAAAGGTTGAAAAGGTAGGCTTTGTTACAAAACGTTATCCAATTATTGTAAACGAAGGTAAGACTGTTGATATCAGCGGTATGACTCTAGATTACGATCAAAGTGATAAAAAAGATCTATTTATTATTTCAATTTCTGATGACAACTTAAATAGTGAAGATGATGGTTTAACCGATAATATTTCTGGTTTACTACAAGCTTCTAGAGATGTATTTCTTAGTGCAGCCGCATATGATTTTAGTGCGACATTCTTTAGACCAAGAGGTTTAGATAACGCCAATGGTAAGGTACTTATCAATGGTATAGAAATGAACAAACAATTTAGTGGTAGACCACAATGGGCAAATTGGGGAGGTTTAAATGATGTACAACGGAACCAAGAATTCTCAATGGGTATGTCTGCTAATGATTATAATTTTGGAGATTTAGCAGGTACTAACAATATTGTGATGCGCGCATCTAAATATAGAAGAGGAGGTCGTGTATCTTATGCTTCTGCAAACAGAAGTTATACCAACAGGGTTATGGCAAGCTATAGTTCTGGTTTACTAGAAGGAGGTTGGTCTTATTCAGTTTTAGGATCTCGTCGTTTTGGGGATGAAGGTTATGTCGATGGAACGCTTTACGATGCTAATTCATTTTTCGTTGCGGTTGAAAAACAACTTAACGAAAAGCACAGCTTAAACTTTACAGGAATTTATGCACAGAATAGACGTGGTCGTTCTACAGCAATAACTCAAGAAGTATTTGACCTTAAAGGACGAAAATACAATCCATTTTGGGGTAAAATTGATGGTGAACAACGTAACTCTAGAATGAGAGAAACCAATGAGCCAATTTTAATGTTAAATCACTTTTGGGACATTTCATCAAAAGTAAAATTAAACACTAACGTGGCATATCAATTTGGTGAAATCGCAAATTCTAGAATAGATAACGGAGGTACTCGTTTAGTAACAATTGGCGGTGAAAGTATTTATCTAGGTGGAGCAAGAAACCCTACACCTGAATATTACCAAAATTTACCAAGTTATCATTTACAAGATGCTAATCCTACCGCTTATGACTATCAGTTAGCATTCACAGCACAAGAGGCATTTGTTAATGATGGTCAATTAAATTGGAATAACTTATACGAAGCTAATGCATCACTTAACGCTCAAGGAGGCAACTCTCTATACGCTGTACAGTCTGATGTTATAAAAGATCAACAGTTATCAATTAATTCTATTATTGACGTAGAACTTGCAGATAACATTAAATTTAATGGTGCACTTAATTATAGAAGTCTCAAGAGTGAAAACTTTGCCAGAATAGAAGATTTATTAGGTGGTTCAGGTTATTTAGATGTAGATTTCTTTGCAGAAGAAACACCTAATACTGTAGGTGGCGATTTAGAAGATGTAGCTCAGAGTGATTTACAAAACCCAAACCGTATCGTAGGTGAAGGTGATCGCTATAAATACAATTTTGAGATGAATGCTGATGTTATTAGCGCATTTGCTCAAGCTCAGTTTAAGTATAACAAAGTAGATTTTTATGTTGGTGCTAATGTTTCTCAAACGAGTTATCAAAGAAATGGTATTTATGAAAATGGTAACTTTCAAGGAGGAGGAAACAACGGTTCACTTGGAAAGAGTGATAAATTAGATTTCTCTAACTATGGATTAAAAGGTGGCTTTACTTATAAAGTAACAGGAAAGCACTTAATAGATGTTAATGCTAGTTATTTTACTAAAGCACCTACCTTAAGAAACTCTTTTAGTAATTCTAGACAAACCAATGCGACAGTAATTGGTATAGAAAGTGAAAAAGTTCAATCCTTAGACGTTAGTTATATTTTTAGATCTCCAATTGTAAAAGCTAGACTTACTGGATTTTATTCTGGTTTTAAAAACGGAACTGATATAGGGTTTTATTTTACTGAAGACTTAGCTGGATTAGGAGTAGATGAAGGTGATGCATTTGTGCAAGAAATTTTAACAAATGTTGAAAGAAGAAATATTGGCGTTGAGTTTGGTATTGAAGCTCAAGTAACACCAACAATTAAGTTAAAAGGTGCTGCTTCAGTTGGTCAATATACATTTCAGAATAATCCAAACTTATATTTAACTAGTGCAGATATAGATGGTGCTTTAACCTTTGGTGATGGAACTACACAAATTAAAGATTACCATGTAGCAAGTGGTCCGGAACGCGCTTTCCAAGTTGGTTTTGAATATAGAGATCCTGATTATTGGAATATTGGTGTAACAAGTAATTTCTTCTCTAACGCCTATTTAGATATGAGTAACCTAGCTAGATCAGCAAACTTTACATCTGACTACGATGGTAACACTTTTAATGATTACGATCCTATTGTTGCTAAAGAATTATTAAAGCAAGAACAATTTGATGACTATATGTTAGTCAATGTTATTGGAGGTAAGTCATGGAAAATTGACGACTACTTCGTTGGTTTCTTTGCTACTATAAATAATATTTTTAATGAAGATTACAGAACAGGTGGATTTGAGCAATCTCGTTTAGCAAATTTCCGAAGATTGCAAGAAGACAAATCTAGAGACAATGGACCTGTATTTGGCCCTAGGTATTTCTTTGGAAATGGTACAACGTACTACTTAAACGTATATGTAAGATTTTAA
- a CDS encoding GDSL-type esterase/lipase family protein: MRNIFTKFTFMGCMLYLITSCSPLKKYANTAKTFEFQVKDLEKLDKIETFQDDYILYIGSSSIRLWDSIHKDMAPYNSVKRGYGGAHFYDLIHFTERLVTSHKNAKAIVCFVANDLTGIWDEPKTRVNPKQVNRLFKYFTKQVEKIVPDTPIFLIEITPTQSRWNIWNKTVKANNLMKAYCESKDNLYFISTSQEFLNKDQLPRTELFIEDQLHLNREGYKLWSQIIKSNLDEYLK; this comes from the coding sequence ATGAGGAATATATTCACAAAATTCACTTTTATGGGATGTATGTTGTACTTAATAACATCGTGTTCTCCATTAAAAAAGTATGCTAATACTGCAAAAACTTTTGAATTTCAGGTTAAGGATCTTGAAAAACTTGATAAAATAGAGACTTTTCAAGACGATTACATTCTATATATAGGAAGTTCTAGTATTCGTTTATGGGATTCTATTCATAAAGATATGGCACCATATAATTCTGTAAAAAGAGGTTATGGAGGAGCTCATTTTTATGATTTAATACATTTTACAGAACGTTTAGTAACTTCTCATAAAAACGCAAAGGCAATTGTATGTTTTGTTGCTAATGATCTTACTGGAATTTGGGACGAACCCAAAACTAGAGTTAATCCGAAACAAGTAAATCGTTTATTTAAATACTTCACTAAGCAAGTTGAAAAAATAGTACCAGACACACCTATTTTTTTAATAGAAATTACGCCGACACAAAGCAGATGGAATATTTGGAATAAAACGGTTAAAGCGAATAATTTAATGAAAGCCTATTGTGAAAGTAAGGACAATCTTTATTTTATATCCACAAGCCAAGAGTTTTTGAATAAAGACCAACTTCCTAGAACTGAATTATTTATTGAAGATCAATTACATTTAAATAGAGAGGGTTACAAACTTTGGTCTCAAATAATTAAATCTAATTTAGATGAGTATTTGAAATAG
- a CDS encoding cation transporter, producing MKTLKNLCIVAIVALVFTSCKNDTEPEVKTVDVEVTKKDVPESLDPNATYAKVEFSIDGMTCAMGCAKTIEKKMAKMEGVKTAKVDFDKRLAMVEYDEAKVTPKSLEETVTKVADVYKVKDVKIVDDFSEENTKE from the coding sequence ATGAAGACCCTTAAAAATTTATGTATTGTTGCTATTGTGGCATTAGTATTTACCTCTTGTAAAAATGATACTGAACCAGAAGTTAAAACTGTTGATGTAGAAGTCACTAAAAAAGATGTTCCAGAAAGTTTAGACCCTAATGCTACATATGCTAAAGTAGAATTTAGTATTGACGGTATGACTTGTGCTATGGGTTGTGCTAAAACCATTGAGAAAAAAATGGCTAAAATGGAAGGAGTTAAAACTGCAAAAGTAGATTTTGATAAGCGTTTAGCAATGGTAGAATACGATGAAGCAAAAGTAACACCAAAATCTTTAGAAGAAACTGTAACTAAAGTTGCTGATGTTTATAAGGTAAAAGATGTAAAAATCGTAGACGATTTTAGTGAAGAAAATACTAAAGAGTAA
- a CDS encoding SH3 domain-containing protein yields the protein MNYLKMILAIALVFNMAIATAQEEAYVAAESGLSLRDQPDVSGKMLTKLSYGEAIGVLEETDKNLVILDGGEKISGKWVKVETRNHIGYVFNGYLSSNKIAKTIRLNLDNIKVDIQNLATSDYKRTHDLKDEDKATINVDISDSAEGKNIVLLDNGYKQVRLFQSYANNFSYMSSNVKCNSNEWKQFNTEWKPLKQLKSNTFETLAYTEKDWIDFIDIAIKDLKDDVENKCGEDWLNYVKTIKNIKDYPVSITTERIFIKFIMTDFEDNITEKIIEFEIPEGS from the coding sequence ATGAACTATTTAAAAATGATTTTAGCGATCGCATTGGTATTCAATATGGCAATTGCAACAGCTCAAGAAGAAGCGTACGTAGCAGCAGAAAGTGGATTATCTCTTAGAGATCAACCAGATGTTAGTGGAAAAATGTTAACGAAACTATCCTATGGTGAAGCCATTGGTGTATTAGAAGAAACGGATAAAAATTTAGTAATACTAGATGGAGGTGAGAAAATTAGCGGGAAATGGGTGAAAGTTGAGACTCGAAATCATATTGGTTACGTTTTTAATGGGTATTTATCATCCAATAAAATTGCAAAAACGATACGATTAAATCTAGATAATATAAAGGTTGATATCCAAAATTTAGCGACAAGTGATTATAAAAGAACACATGATTTAAAAGATGAAGATAAGGCGACAATTAATGTAGATATTAGTGATTCTGCTGAAGGAAAAAACATTGTTCTTTTAGATAATGGCTATAAGCAAGTACGTTTATTTCAGAGCTATGCAAACAACTTTTCCTATATGAGCTCTAATGTTAAATGCAATTCTAATGAATGGAAACAGTTTAATACAGAGTGGAAGCCATTGAAGCAATTAAAGTCTAATACTTTTGAAACATTAGCCTATACTGAAAAAGACTGGATCGATTTTATTGACATAGCTATCAAGGATTTAAAAGATGACGTTGAAAATAAATGTGGTGAAGACTGGTTAAATTATGTAAAAACCATAAAGAACATAAAAGATTATCCTGTCAGTATTACAACAGAGCGTATTTTTATTAAATTTATAATGACAGATTTTGAAGATAATATCACCGAGAAAATAATTGAATTTGAAATTCCTGAAGGTTCTTAA
- a CDS encoding antibiotic biosynthesis monooxygenase family protein: protein MKNFKPYFAVIFTSTQTQHTEGYAEMANKMETLAKQQEGYIGIDSAKNDVGITVSYWESLEAIKNWKANSEHLFAQQKGREQWYNWYNWYNVRICKVEREHEFKL, encoded by the coding sequence ATGAAAAACTTTAAACCATACTTTGCTGTAATATTTACATCAACTCAAACACAACATACCGAAGGTTATGCTGAAATGGCTAACAAAATGGAAACCTTAGCAAAACAACAAGAAGGTTACATTGGTATTGATAGTGCTAAAAACGATGTAGGTATTACAGTGAGTTATTGGGAAAGTTTAGAGGCTATTAAAAATTGGAAAGCAAATTCTGAGCACTTATTTGCTCAACAAAAAGGACGAGAGCAATGGTACAATTGGTACAATTGGTACAATGTACGCATTTGTAAAGTAGAACGTGAACATGAATTTAAACTATAG
- a CDS encoding DUF5689 domain-containing protein, with translation MKTLKINKLILLLIGLVVFNSCVEDDDFNTPNTSVVEPVLDGSEITIASIAGRLAQEQDNGGTLDYTDEDSVITFDFSATNEYMVGYVISSDEGGNYFEEIILQDKAENPTIGIKVLIDVNPLFIRYEVGRKVFIKLNGLAVGITNGVLTVGALNGNEVDKIPSASENEFILRSAAIATMVPMPLAFADFSDDKTNLLVELQDVQFNRNQATGDNPFSYASEGSDEFDGERTLESCTAASSVIFSTSTFADFKSLTLPSGRGNMTAILTKDFFGETFNIVVNSPEDINFDNAERCDPDFLECTGASGGGAAIYEENFEGFAGYAAEGWTNVNVSGGGTDWIIGNFSGSSYAQISGFNSGDDEINVWLVTPTINMDSSTGEELSFDVQSNFDNGTILSVYVSSDFTGDPATATWQILDASIPTGPSGGFGSFEGVGPINISCIDGDVNFAFFYEGSDPSATTRYHIDNIEVTGN, from the coding sequence ATGAAAACTTTAAAAATTAACAAATTAATACTATTACTAATCGGTTTAGTAGTATTTAATAGCTGTGTAGAAGATGACGACTTTAACACACCTAACACATCAGTTGTAGAACCAGTCCTTGATGGATCTGAAATTACAATAGCCTCTATAGCTGGTCGCTTAGCACAAGAACAAGATAATGGAGGTACTTTAGATTATACCGATGAAGACTCTGTAATTACTTTCGATTTTAGTGCAACAAATGAGTATATGGTTGGTTACGTAATCTCTTCAGATGAAGGAGGAAATTACTTTGAAGAAATAATTCTTCAAGATAAAGCTGAAAATCCAACAATAGGGATTAAAGTCTTAATTGATGTTAATCCATTATTTATAAGATATGAAGTAGGTAGAAAAGTATTTATTAAGCTTAACGGATTAGCTGTTGGGATTACTAATGGTGTCTTAACTGTCGGAGCATTAAATGGGAATGAAGTTGATAAAATCCCTTCTGCATCAGAAAATGAATTTATTCTTAGGTCAGCTGCAATTGCAACCATGGTACCAATGCCACTTGCCTTTGCAGATTTTTCAGATGATAAAACTAATTTATTAGTAGAATTACAAGATGTTCAATTTAACAGAAACCAAGCTACTGGTGACAATCCATTTAGCTATGCCTCTGAAGGCTCTGATGAATTTGATGGTGAACGTACTTTAGAAAGTTGTACAGCAGCATCTTCTGTAATATTTAGTACAAGTACTTTTGCTGATTTTAAAAGTTTAACATTGCCATCTGGTAGAGGTAATATGACTGCTATATTAACCAAAGACTTTTTTGGAGAAACTTTTAATATTGTGGTCAACTCTCCTGAAGATATCAACTTTGATAATGCAGAACGTTGTGACCCTGATTTCTTGGAATGTACTGGAGCCTCTGGTGGAGGTGCTGCCATATATGAAGAAAACTTTGAAGGATTCGCTGGTTACGCAGCTGAAGGTTGGACTAACGTTAATGTTAGTGGCGGAGGTACGGACTGGATTATAGGAAACTTTAGTGGTTCTAGTTATGCTCAAATTTCTGGGTTTAATAGTGGTGATGATGAAATAAATGTTTGGTTAGTGACTCCCACAATAAATATGGACAGCTCTACTGGTGAAGAATTATCATTTGATGTTCAATCTAATTTTGATAACGGTACTATTTTATCTGTTTATGTTTCTTCTGATTTCACAGGAGATCCTGCTACTGCTACATGGCAAATACTTGATGCTTCAATACCTACTGGACCAAGTGGTGGATTTGGTAGCTTTGAAGGTGTTGGGCCAATAAACATTTCTTGTATTGATGGAGATGTTAACTTTGCTTTCTTCTACGAAGGTTCTGACCCAAGTGCTACAACTAGATATCATATCGATAATATTGAAGTTACAGGCAACTAA
- a CDS encoding endonuclease, whose product MKIFKPLLLLLAIVSFSGALAQQDKKFKIHTVAFYNLENLFDTINDPLKFDEASPIMEMKANRSEVYKKKIKNMARVIANIGADQANNSPAVIGVCEIENRDVLEDLVNDPLLLGKDYGIIHFDGPDRRSIDVALLYQKALFKPLDSSSHELLIYDDLTRKRVFTRDQLLVKGELDGDLIHVLVNHWPSRSGGEARSRSKRVGAARLNKRIIDSLQSIDPYAKIFTMGDLNDDPTNESVKKVLKAKKSKKDVPLKGLYNPYETMFTDKGWGTTAYRDALSLFDQIIMTQPLLEKDYSSYRFYKAGIYNPSYMFNKRGRYEGYPFRSFADGGFTGGFSDHFPVYVYLIKEAESETKKTKG is encoded by the coding sequence ATGAAAATATTTAAACCGCTCCTATTATTACTTGCAATTGTATCTTTTTCTGGTGCTTTGGCGCAACAAGACAAAAAATTTAAAATACATACAGTTGCATTCTACAATTTAGAAAATTTATTCGATACTATCAATGATCCACTGAAATTTGATGAGGCTAGTCCAATTATGGAAATGAAGGCTAATCGTTCTGAGGTATATAAGAAGAAAATTAAGAATATGGCTCGTGTAATCGCTAATATTGGTGCAGATCAAGCCAACAACTCACCTGCTGTAATCGGTGTATGTGAAATTGAAAATAGAGATGTATTAGAGGATTTAGTGAATGACCCATTATTATTAGGTAAAGATTATGGCATTATACATTTTGATGGGCCAGATAGAAGAAGTATAGATGTTGCACTTCTATATCAAAAAGCATTGTTTAAACCATTAGATTCTAGTTCACACGAATTATTAATTTACGATGATCTAACAAGAAAACGTGTTTTTACAAGAGATCAATTACTAGTAAAAGGGGAATTAGATGGTGATTTAATACATGTATTAGTTAATCACTGGCCTTCTAGAAGTGGTGGCGAAGCTCGAAGTCGATCTAAAAGAGTTGGTGCTGCACGATTAAATAAACGCATAATAGATTCCTTACAATCTATAGACCCTTATGCTAAGATTTTTACAATGGGTGATTTAAATGATGACCCAACCAATGAAAGCGTAAAAAAAGTTTTAAAAGCTAAGAAAAGCAAAAAGGATGTACCTTTAAAAGGACTTTATAATCCATATGAAACTATGTTTACTGATAAAGGATGGGGAACTACTGCATATAGAGATGCATTGAGTTTATTTGATCAAATAATTATGACTCAACCTTTACTTGAAAAAGATTATTCGTCATATAGGTTTTACAAAGCGGGTATTTATAATCCATCTTATATGTTTAATAAAAGAGGACGTTATGAAGGTTATCCATTTAGAAGTTTTGCAGATGGAGGCTTTACAGGAGGATTTAGTGATCATTTTCCGGTTTATGTATACCTTATAAAAGAAGCTGAATCAGAAACTAAAAAAACTAAAGGTTAA
- a CDS encoding T9SS type B sorting domain-containing protein, translated as MRNSFLDLKVLIIFCISLLSKELHAQLGFCQGNSGDPIFTETFGTGTNYGPPLPAGTTTYNFIGNSGPQDGQYTVGRNTFSYGWTLPSDHTPGDTNGKALIVNANSIAEEFYTTSVSGLCENTTYEFSSWLINILPSSGCGGNGVPVNVQFEIWDNTNTNLLASGATGNIFSSATTTWEQYALVFQTSPGQTSIILKMINNAPSTNPCGNDLAIDDIVFKSCGDYISVSDGMSNASISICSSQTPYSTVLTATPDFTVFSNHFYQWQESTDGITWTDIIGETNINIALTGITTMTFYRTKVAESIVNVNNASCNTISDMFQVNVELAPTMPTTECWETATFNDTSCSWSVTGTQPAAPTDLECWETTSFNNTTCVWEITGTQPMQPTLECWETATFNDTSCSWSVTGTQPAAPSDLECWETTSFNNTTCVWEITGTQPMQPTLECWETATFNTTTCSWDVMGVQPVAPVDLECWETTTFNSTTCLWEVTGIQPTAPTGLECWETAAFNDTTCVWEITGSQPIQPTLECWETTTFDNVTCSWDVTGVQPVAPVDLECWETAIFNTTTCSWEITGIQPSAPTGLECWESTTFNNVTCSWDVTGTQPEEPTELNCWEITNFNSTTCSWEITGTQPEEPSDLECWESTFFNVDSCAWEITGTQPLEFRDEILTFCEGDDIELIATSSIMNPEYIWDSGEISQSITVDSQGTYVVEVTDGCLTEIITFIVSEIENPIIDNIITQGSSIIVNLANNGNYQYSIDGLNYQFSNVFIGLPSGLYTIYVKSNDCDAVVTQEHFHFYIQKFITPNADGDNDFFVLNVSQFFTSSEVYIFDRYGKLLFSAVNSNVFWDGTFNGVDLPTSDYWYRIVLDTQEFKGHFTLKR; from the coding sequence GTGCGAAATAGTTTCTTAGATCTTAAAGTACTCATAATTTTCTGTATTTCTTTGCTTTCAAAAGAGTTGCATGCGCAATTAGGATTTTGCCAAGGAAATTCTGGTGACCCCATTTTTACAGAAACCTTTGGAACAGGCACAAACTATGGGCCACCATTACCAGCAGGAACTACAACTTATAATTTTATTGGAAATTCTGGCCCACAAGATGGACAATATACAGTAGGAAGAAACACATTTTCATATGGATGGACCTTGCCTAGTGATCATACTCCAGGCGACACCAATGGTAAGGCATTAATCGTAAATGCTAATTCTATCGCAGAAGAATTCTATACAACATCAGTAAGTGGTTTGTGTGAAAATACAACTTATGAATTTTCGTCTTGGTTAATTAATATATTACCGAGTTCTGGTTGTGGTGGAAATGGAGTACCTGTAAATGTTCAGTTTGAAATATGGGATAATACAAATACTAATTTATTAGCCAGTGGAGCAACAGGAAATATATTTAGTTCAGCGACTACGACTTGGGAGCAATATGCATTAGTTTTTCAAACATCGCCTGGTCAAACATCCATTATTTTAAAAATGATAAATAATGCTCCAAGCACAAACCCTTGTGGTAATGATTTAGCAATTGATGATATTGTTTTTAAAAGTTGTGGAGACTATATTTCGGTAAGTGATGGAATGAGTAATGCAAGTATTTCGATTTGTAGTAGTCAAACACCATATTCTACAGTGCTTACTGCAACTCCAGATTTTACAGTGTTTAGTAATCATTTTTATCAATGGCAAGAAAGTACAGATGGAATTACTTGGACAGATATTATAGGAGAAACAAATATAAATATTGCACTTACAGGGATAACTACCATGACTTTTTACAGGACAAAAGTTGCTGAATCCATAGTCAACGTAAATAATGCGTCGTGTAATACAATTTCGGACATGTTTCAGGTTAATGTTGAGTTAGCTCCTACAATGCCAACAACAGAATGTTGGGAAACCGCAACTTTTAATGACACATCATGTAGCTGGTCTGTAACTGGAACTCAACCAGCAGCACCAACTGATTTAGAGTGTTGGGAAACCACATCATTTAATAATACAACCTGTGTTTGGGAAATAACAGGAACTCAACCTATGCAACCAACATTAGAGTGTTGGGAAACCGCAACTTTTAATGACACATCATGTAGCTGGTCTGTAACAGGAACTCAACCAGCAGCACCAAGTGATTTAGAGTGTTGGGAAACCACATCATTTAATAATACAACCTGTGTTTGGGAAATAACAGGAACTCAACCTATGCAACCAACATTAGAGTGTTGGGAAACAGCAACTTTTAATACGACAACCTGTAGTTGGGACGTTATGGGAGTACAACCTGTTGCACCTGTAGATTTAGAGTGTTGGGAAACTACAACTTTTAATTCTACAACATGCTTATGGGAAGTCACAGGTATACAACCAACTGCACCAACAGGATTGGAGTGTTGGGAAACCGCAGCATTTAATGATACAACTTGCGTTTGGGAAATAACAGGATCTCAACCTATACAACCAACATTAGAATGTTGGGAAACTACGACTTTTGATAATGTTACATGCAGTTGGGATGTTACGGGAGTACAACCTGTTGCACCTGTAGATCTAGAATGTTGGGAAACCGCAATTTTTAATACTACAACTTGTAGTTGGGAAATCACAGGGATACAACCATCTGCCCCAACAGGATTAGAATGTTGGGAATCGACTACATTCAATAATGTTACCTGTTCTTGGGATGTTACAGGAACTCAACCAGAAGAACCTACAGAACTCAATTGTTGGGAAATCACAAATTTTAATAGCACAACATGTAGTTGGGAAATCACAGGAACTCAACCAGAAGAACCTAGTGATTTAGAATGTTGGGAATCTACATTTTTTAATGTAGACTCTTGTGCGTGGGAAATTACAGGAACTCAACCTCTAGAATTTAGAGATGAAATTTTAACTTTTTGCGAAGGGGATGATATAGAATTAATTGCTACCTCTTCAATCATGAATCCTGAATATATTTGGGATTCTGGTGAGATATCTCAATCTATTACAGTTGATAGTCAAGGTACTTATGTAGTTGAGGTTACGGATGGTTGTCTTACAGAAATAATAACTTTTATTGTTTCAGAAATTGAGAATCCGATAATAGACAATATCATAACTCAAGGGAGCTCTATAATTGTAAATCTGGCTAATAATGGTAATTATCAATATTCAATAGATGGTTTAAATTACCAGTTTAGTAATGTATTTATTGGTCTTCCAAGTGGACTATACACAATTTATGTGAAGTCAAATGATTGTGATGCTGTAGTTACCCAAGAACATTTCCATTTTTATATTCAAAAGTTTATAACTCCGAATGCTGATGGTGATAATGATTTCTTTGTTTTAAATGTCTCTCAATTTTTCACCTCTTCAGAAGTCTATATTTTTGATCGTTATGGTAAATTGTTGTTCTCTGCAGTTAATAGCAATGTTTTCTGGGATGGTACTTTTAATGGTGTCGATTTGCCAACTTCGGATTACTGGTATCGTATTGTCTTAGATACACAAGAATTTAAAGGGCATTTTACTTTAAAGCGTTAA